One genomic region from Arthrobacter sp. FB24 encodes:
- a CDS encoding polysaccharide deacetylase family protein, with amino-acid sequence MAGQPPLEPPLDPRRRRLAAGVLVAAAVIAAVVLAVILAGAPRGTDPQSGSPSESGASSSSATAPPSTPATAVPGVPASSEPPPSPAPETPGESTAPAPVAPGPTPPPETLPVPQPPPPAAPFPAGLAGQDVELVPGAGPSVALTFDAGANSAGLPSILQTLESAGVRGTFFLTGAWAAANPAGVAAIVAGGHRVGNHSQTHPDFTGLPDAGIVDQVRAAEQSIVAAGADPRPLFRFPFGARDTRTIAAVNNLGYVPVRWSVDTLGWKGTSGGITAQLVADRAVSALQPGEIVLMHIGSNPDDGSTLDADALPQMIERMRQAGYGFVTLDSLLAG; translated from the coding sequence ATGGCCGGCCAACCTCCGCTGGAACCTCCGCTTGATCCGCGCCGCCGCCGGCTGGCGGCGGGGGTCCTGGTGGCGGCTGCTGTCATCGCCGCGGTTGTGCTGGCCGTGATCCTGGCTGGCGCGCCGCGGGGCACGGACCCGCAAAGCGGTTCTCCGTCCGAAAGCGGGGCATCCTCCAGTTCAGCCACTGCGCCGCCCTCGACGCCGGCCACCGCTGTTCCAGGGGTCCCGGCGTCGTCGGAGCCCCCGCCGTCACCGGCGCCCGAAACTCCGGGCGAATCGACCGCCCCGGCACCTGTTGCGCCCGGCCCCACGCCACCGCCGGAGACGCTGCCCGTTCCCCAGCCCCCTCCGCCGGCCGCCCCGTTTCCTGCCGGACTGGCCGGGCAGGACGTGGAGCTGGTACCCGGCGCAGGCCCGTCCGTTGCCTTGACGTTCGACGCGGGCGCCAACTCGGCCGGCCTGCCGTCAATCCTGCAGACCCTGGAGAGTGCCGGAGTCCGCGGGACGTTCTTCCTGACGGGGGCATGGGCCGCGGCCAATCCTGCCGGGGTGGCTGCCATCGTGGCCGGCGGCCACCGGGTGGGCAACCACTCCCAGACCCACCCGGACTTCACCGGACTGCCGGACGCGGGGATCGTAGACCAGGTCCGCGCGGCGGAGCAGTCAATAGTGGCCGCCGGAGCGGACCCCCGTCCCTTGTTCAGGTTTCCGTTCGGTGCCCGTGACACGCGCACCATCGCTGCTGTGAACAACCTGGGCTACGTGCCCGTGCGCTGGTCCGTGGACACCCTCGGCTGGAAAGGGACCAGCGGCGGCATCACGGCACAGCTGGTGGCGGACCGCGCGGTGTCCGCCCTGCAGCCGGGCGAAATCGTCCTGATGCACATCGGCTCCAACCCGGACGACGGCTCCACCCTGGACGCCGATGCCCTGCCGCAGATGATCGAAAGGATGCGCCAGGCCGGCTACGGCTTCGTCACGCTGGACAGCCTGCTTGCAGGGTAG
- a CDS encoding universal stress protein produces the protein MPAPARNPGGPVAVGYDGSEPSQLAVRWAAGHAAATNRTLKIVHAWVWPVFTKNLGPVKGVEGSGLRHAAEATLQEGLDLARSVTAGLKATVVIDGVIEPGLPAQVLRFAAEGAGVLAVGHRGMGRFLGQLVGSACLDLAVHSPCPLMVVRYPGRPGQPIAAGIDEKPRHTKVVAEAARMAAGLNVPLQLIHVAGDQHQAQHGRHAPLHGKELLDQAVELARSLAPDVPVEGILLESHPVAKELLAAAAQADVLVLGAHHREGHPGSTVSSALERALCNVLITR, from the coding sequence ATGCCGGCTCCAGCACGGAATCCGGGCGGACCGGTCGCGGTGGGCTATGACGGATCCGAACCGTCCCAGCTGGCCGTCCGGTGGGCCGCCGGGCACGCCGCCGCCACGAACCGGACATTGAAGATCGTCCACGCGTGGGTATGGCCCGTCTTCACCAAGAATCTTGGTCCGGTCAAAGGCGTTGAAGGCAGCGGGCTGAGGCATGCCGCCGAGGCCACCCTCCAGGAAGGCCTGGACCTGGCCCGCTCGGTTACGGCCGGACTGAAGGCCACGGTGGTCATCGACGGCGTTATTGAGCCCGGGCTCCCCGCCCAGGTCCTCCGCTTTGCGGCGGAAGGCGCGGGCGTGCTCGCCGTGGGCCACCGCGGCATGGGCCGGTTCCTGGGCCAGCTGGTAGGTTCCGCCTGCCTCGACCTGGCCGTCCACTCCCCCTGTCCCCTCATGGTGGTCCGCTACCCGGGCCGTCCCGGACAGCCAATAGCGGCCGGAATAGACGAAAAACCGCGGCACACGAAGGTGGTGGCGGAGGCGGCCCGCATGGCGGCCGGCTTGAATGTCCCGCTGCAGCTGATCCATGTGGCCGGGGACCAGCACCAGGCACAACACGGGCGGCATGCACCGCTCCACGGCAAGGAGCTGCTGGACCAGGCCGTGGAACTGGCCCGGAGCCTTGCCCCCGACGTCCCGGTGGAGGGCATCCTGCTGGAGAGCCACCCGGTAGCAAAGGAACTCCTGGCCGCCGCGGCGCAGGCCGACGTCCTGGTCCTGGGTGCGCATCACCGCGAGGGACATCCGGGGAGCACTGTGTCTTCGGCGTTGGAGCGGGCACTGTGCAACGTGCTGATCACGCGGTGA
- a CDS encoding DUF3618 domain-containing protein: MSENPDAIRADIEATRARLGTNVDAVADKVTPSNIVHRQTDKVKDAVFGVKEKVMGTAEHATDRVHSGTGSAGAHLSDAGTAIGDTPRQVRAKTQGNPLAAGLIAFGAGMLFSSLIPASEKEREAADALKTKAEPLTTELTEAAKDVAQGLKAPAQDAMENVKATAMEATDHVKAEGQGAVDDVKYRAADAKDNVQQV, encoded by the coding sequence ATGAGTGAAAACCCGGACGCCATCCGCGCCGACATCGAAGCAACCCGCGCGCGGCTCGGCACCAATGTCGACGCCGTGGCGGACAAAGTCACCCCGTCGAACATCGTCCACCGGCAGACGGACAAGGTTAAGGACGCCGTGTTCGGAGTAAAGGAGAAAGTCATGGGAACAGCTGAGCACGCCACTGACCGGGTGCATTCCGGCACCGGCAGTGCGGGAGCCCACCTTTCGGACGCCGGTACGGCCATCGGGGACACTCCCCGCCAGGTCCGCGCCAAGACGCAGGGCAACCCACTCGCTGCAGGCCTGATCGCCTTCGGCGCCGGGATGCTGTTCTCCTCGCTGATCCCGGCGAGCGAGAAGGAGCGCGAGGCCGCCGATGCCCTCAAGACGAAGGCCGAGCCGCTCACCACGGAGCTGACCGAAGCTGCCAAGGACGTTGCCCAGGGCCTGAAGGCCCCGGCACAGGATGCCATGGAGAATGTCAAGGCAACCGCCATGGAAGCGACGGACCACGTCAAGGCCGAAGGCCAGGGTGCAGTGGACGACGTGAAGTACCGCGCCGCAGACGCCAAGGACAACGTCCAACAGGTGTAG
- a CDS encoding sigma-70 family RNA polymerase sigma factor, with product MAESQQSPQILKPEQPHSHPGRIQQTFENHLVLDYLDLAEALAARFQARGRDRADLNQVAYLGLVKAARGFDEARGASFPAYAAPTITGELKRYLRDRCWMVRPPRHVQDLRSELLRAEPALAQSLGRPPSAAELARELAVSPEAVNEATAAAASLHPDSLDAVDANTDTAPLAETLSSGEDPLARLEELICLNQAIHELTAEDQELLYRRYFCEESQAELGRRFGVSQMQVSRRLSRVLVQLQRLLQDGDSPDWGSKEGTDQSSPSPRRAASTS from the coding sequence ATGGCGGAATCCCAGCAGTCGCCACAGATCCTAAAACCGGAACAACCCCACAGTCATCCGGGCCGGATCCAGCAAACTTTCGAAAACCACCTGGTACTGGATTACCTGGACCTCGCCGAGGCACTGGCAGCGCGCTTCCAGGCCCGCGGGCGTGACAGGGCGGACCTGAACCAGGTCGCCTACCTTGGCCTGGTCAAGGCGGCACGGGGGTTCGATGAGGCCCGCGGGGCCAGCTTCCCGGCTTACGCGGCGCCTACCATCACCGGAGAGCTCAAGAGGTACCTGAGGGACCGGTGCTGGATGGTCAGGCCGCCGAGGCACGTGCAGGACCTGCGGTCCGAACTCCTGCGCGCGGAACCGGCGCTGGCCCAGTCCCTGGGCCGCCCGCCCAGTGCTGCCGAGCTGGCGAGGGAACTGGCGGTTTCCCCCGAGGCCGTGAATGAAGCGACGGCGGCTGCGGCGAGCCTGCACCCGGACTCCCTCGATGCGGTAGACGCCAACACCGATACTGCCCCGCTCGCCGAAACCCTCAGTTCCGGGGAGGACCCGCTGGCCCGCCTCGAGGAATTGATCTGCCTCAACCAGGCCATCCATGAGCTCACCGCGGAGGACCAGGAGCTGCTGTACCGGCGCTATTTTTGCGAGGAAAGCCAGGCCGAGCTCGGACGCCGATTCGGTGTATCGCAGATGCAGGTTTCACGGCGCCTTTCGCGGGTCCTGGTGCAGCTCCAGCGCTTGTTGCAGGACGGGGACTCCCCGGACTGGGGCTCCAAGGAAGGCACGGATCAGAGCAGTCCCAGCCCGCGCAGGGCCGCGAGCACATCCTGA
- a CDS encoding YihY/virulence factor BrkB family protein, translated as MAKNPATENGTAARPDAETQESSTAKARTAPAPDDSRKPDSPADVSKPSWKYIAKKTFREFTKDQCPDLAAALTYYSVLSIFPALLALVSLLGIFGDAQKTTSGLLDIVQGIAPGDTVNTIRPVVEDLSSSPAAGFTLVIGLLTALWSASGYVGAFGRAMNRVYEVDEGRPFLKLRGTMLGVTVVNLLIVVVLAAMLVLSGPVAESVGNVIGLGDAFLAVWNIAKWPVMLVLVIAAIAVLFYATPNVKQPKFRWMSMGSAIALVVFLLASLAFGFYVANFNSYNKTYGAIGGVIIALLWLWILNMSLLFGAEFDAEMERGRQLQAGIEAEETIQLPPRDTKQSDKLQVREEEDIRRGRDLRERHERERRDREQDQSP; from the coding sequence ATGGCTAAGAACCCTGCCACCGAGAACGGCACCGCAGCCCGCCCCGACGCTGAAACGCAAGAGAGCAGCACTGCCAAAGCCCGCACTGCGCCTGCGCCGGATGATTCCCGCAAACCGGACAGTCCCGCCGATGTCAGCAAGCCGTCGTGGAAGTACATCGCGAAGAAGACCTTCCGGGAGTTCACCAAAGACCAGTGCCCGGACCTCGCTGCCGCACTGACTTACTATTCGGTCCTCTCAATCTTCCCGGCATTGTTGGCACTGGTCTCCCTGCTCGGTATTTTCGGCGACGCCCAGAAGACGACGTCCGGGCTTCTCGACATCGTGCAGGGCATAGCACCGGGTGACACCGTAAACACGATCCGCCCCGTGGTTGAAGACCTGTCAAGCTCCCCGGCGGCCGGCTTCACGCTGGTCATTGGACTCCTCACCGCACTGTGGTCCGCGTCGGGCTACGTAGGCGCCTTCGGCCGCGCCATGAACCGGGTGTACGAGGTCGACGAGGGCAGACCGTTCCTCAAGCTCCGGGGCACCATGCTCGGCGTCACTGTCGTTAACCTGCTGATCGTCGTCGTGCTGGCCGCGATGCTCGTGCTCAGCGGTCCGGTGGCGGAGTCCGTCGGGAACGTGATCGGCCTCGGCGACGCCTTCCTGGCCGTCTGGAACATCGCCAAATGGCCGGTGATGCTGGTGCTGGTCATCGCGGCGATTGCCGTCCTGTTCTACGCCACCCCCAACGTCAAGCAGCCGAAATTCCGCTGGATGAGCATGGGATCGGCCATAGCCCTCGTGGTCTTCCTGCTGGCGTCCCTGGCATTCGGCTTCTACGTCGCCAACTTCAACAGCTACAACAAGACCTACGGCGCCATCGGCGGTGTGATCATCGCGCTGCTGTGGCTGTGGATCCTGAACATGTCCCTGCTGTTCGGGGCCGAGTTCGACGCCGAGATGGAGCGCGGCCGCCAGCTCCAGGCCGGCATCGAGGCAGAAGAAACCATCCAGCTGCCGCCGCGGGACACCAAGCAGAGCGACAAGCTGCAGGTCCGGGAGGAAGAGGACATCCGGCGGGGACGCGACCTGCGTGAACGCCACGAGCGCGAGCGCCGGGACCGCGAACAGGACCAAAGCCCCTAG
- a CDS encoding phage holin family protein, with the protein MSSQFPETTPEAAHVKADNTSLGDLLGDVTRDISTLMRQEVELAKAELKQSASRAGKGGGMLAGAGVAGHFVLLFLSLALWWALGTVMGLGWSAVVLAVIWGIVAAVLASVGRKQLNAIKGMPQTAETLQEIPPTLKPSH; encoded by the coding sequence ATGAGCAGTCAATTTCCGGAAACCACTCCCGAGGCGGCGCACGTCAAAGCGGATAACACCTCCCTCGGTGACCTGCTCGGCGACGTGACGCGGGACATCTCCACGCTGATGCGCCAGGAGGTGGAACTTGCCAAGGCCGAACTGAAGCAGTCGGCTTCCCGTGCCGGAAAAGGCGGCGGGATGTTGGCCGGGGCCGGAGTGGCAGGCCACTTTGTCCTCCTGTTCCTCTCCCTGGCCCTCTGGTGGGCGCTGGGAACGGTCATGGGACTCGGCTGGTCCGCCGTCGTCCTCGCCGTGATCTGGGGCATCGTCGCCGCCGTCCTGGCATCCGTTGGCCGTAAGCAGCTGAACGCGATCAAGGGCATGCCGCAGACAGCGGAGACGCTCCAGGAAATACCTCCCACCCTTAAACCCAGCCACTAG
- a CDS encoding beta-phosphoglucomutase family hydrolase, producing the protein MTESPTAAAALAPVDAVVFDLDGVVTDTADLHAAAWKELFDDVLQDPRIPPTARRDPFTDADYLRYVDGRTREDGAASFLHSRGVDLPAGGPADGPAEWTAVGLGARKNGIFERLLRLRSVPVFPGTLALLERLKAGKVPVALATASRNARAVLASAGLEDGFDVVVDGNTAAQLGLAGKPDPALFLHAIGELGVAPERAVVIEDAVAGVAAGRRGGFGLVVGIDRAGQRAELEAAGADFVLDDVSELDLGLVIADPWQLVYEGFDPAHEGHREALTTLGNGYMATRGAAPEHRKDDVHYPGTYLAGVYNRLTSVIQGQETEDEHMVNMPDWLPLDLCVEGGKWWSEGGLRLRSERRTLDLKRALLTREAVLEDDAGRQLDVVQRRLVSMAEPHLAALEMTVTAVGWGGQVSIRSGCDTDITNSNVAVEALLSNRHLTDVTVSGADDGPGAATQVVLVQTTQSRIGVAVAIRTDVPASLHPARPEELGGLFVHRFDVELRDGEPATATKTVAVATSRDHAISSPRTAAVDVLNRSGGGFEVLLASHEAAWRGLLTPFIIEVDDSTESQLILNLHVFHLLQTISAHTAELDAGVPARGLHGEGYRGHIFWDELFVLPLLTSRLPAVTRALLDYRWRRLGTARDAARAAGFAGAMIPWQSGSDGREETPRLLFNSRSGRWVPDYSHLQRHSGLTVAYNAWQYFEATQDRAWLTHHGAEIIVEVARLFASMAEYDPAADRFHIRAVVGPDEYHTGYPDNPGGGLDDNAYTNVMAAWVCDQAVWIMSSVRGFDMDDFRERLRVTDNEIDGWARLGRRVFVPFHADGIISQFAGYENLKELDWEHYRRTYRNVQRLDLILEAEGSSTNHYRLAKQADALMLLYVLGEDQLTTFLDRLGYTVTAEQIARTVDFYLARTAHGSTLSRVAHASVLAQLDPERAWDTFREALDADLDDTQGGTTRAGIHLGAMAGSIDVIQRSFAGLRITRDALDFSPRLPAELGRVTFNVRYRDQLLAVHLEKGRLLVSADPGDASPVLVRLGTQHVLLHAGQDHEFRLAT; encoded by the coding sequence ATGACTGAGTCGCCAACCGCCGCCGCCGCGCTGGCCCCGGTTGACGCCGTGGTTTTCGATCTTGACGGTGTCGTCACGGACACAGCGGACCTCCACGCGGCGGCATGGAAGGAATTGTTCGACGACGTCCTCCAGGACCCCCGGATTCCGCCGACCGCACGGCGCGATCCTTTCACGGATGCCGACTACCTGCGCTATGTGGACGGCCGCACCCGGGAGGACGGAGCGGCGTCGTTCCTGCACTCGCGAGGGGTGGATCTGCCGGCTGGCGGGCCCGCGGACGGCCCCGCGGAGTGGACGGCGGTGGGGCTGGGGGCGCGCAAGAACGGGATCTTCGAAAGGCTGCTGAGGCTCCGGAGCGTCCCTGTTTTCCCCGGAACACTGGCGCTGCTCGAACGCCTCAAGGCCGGGAAGGTCCCGGTGGCTCTCGCTACCGCCAGCCGGAATGCCCGCGCGGTGCTGGCATCCGCCGGCCTCGAAGACGGTTTCGACGTCGTTGTCGACGGGAACACCGCGGCGCAGCTGGGACTGGCCGGCAAGCCGGACCCTGCGCTGTTCCTCCACGCCATCGGCGAACTCGGGGTGGCACCGGAACGGGCGGTGGTCATCGAGGATGCCGTGGCCGGCGTGGCAGCGGGCCGACGCGGCGGCTTCGGGCTGGTGGTGGGGATCGACCGGGCCGGACAGCGGGCCGAGCTGGAAGCCGCGGGCGCCGATTTCGTCCTGGACGACGTCAGTGAACTGGACCTTGGCCTGGTCATCGCGGATCCCTGGCAGCTGGTCTATGAGGGATTCGACCCCGCCCACGAGGGCCACCGGGAGGCCCTGACCACCCTGGGCAACGGCTATATGGCAACCCGGGGGGCGGCCCCCGAACACCGCAAGGACGACGTGCACTACCCGGGAACCTACCTGGCCGGCGTCTACAACCGGCTCACCAGCGTGATCCAGGGGCAGGAGACCGAGGACGAGCACATGGTGAACATGCCGGACTGGCTGCCGCTGGACCTGTGCGTGGAGGGCGGAAAATGGTGGTCCGAAGGTGGACTGCGGCTCCGCAGCGAGCGGCGCACGCTGGACCTGAAGCGAGCGCTGCTGACGCGGGAAGCTGTGCTGGAGGACGACGCCGGGAGGCAGCTTGATGTGGTCCAGCGTCGGCTGGTCTCCATGGCAGAACCGCACCTCGCCGCCCTCGAGATGACGGTGACAGCCGTCGGCTGGGGTGGCCAGGTGAGTATCCGTAGTGGCTGCGACACGGACATCACCAACTCGAACGTGGCGGTGGAAGCGCTCCTGTCCAACCGGCACCTGACAGATGTGACGGTTTCGGGGGCCGATGACGGGCCCGGAGCCGCCACCCAGGTTGTCCTCGTCCAGACCACCCAGAGCAGGATCGGGGTGGCGGTGGCCATCCGGACAGACGTCCCGGCCAGCCTGCATCCGGCCAGGCCCGAGGAGCTGGGAGGACTGTTCGTGCACCGCTTTGACGTGGAGCTGCGGGACGGCGAGCCGGCAACTGCCACCAAGACCGTGGCCGTGGCGACCTCCCGCGACCACGCCATTTCCTCGCCCCGGACAGCGGCCGTTGATGTCCTCAACCGCTCCGGGGGAGGTTTCGAGGTGCTGCTGGCCAGCCACGAGGCGGCGTGGCGGGGACTGCTCACGCCCTTCATCATCGAGGTCGATGACTCTACCGAGTCACAGCTGATCCTGAACCTGCATGTCTTCCACCTGCTCCAGACCATTTCGGCGCACACGGCGGAGCTGGACGCCGGTGTCCCCGCCCGCGGCCTGCACGGCGAGGGCTACCGGGGCCACATTTTCTGGGACGAACTGTTTGTCCTTCCGCTCCTGACGTCCCGGCTTCCGGCCGTGACGCGGGCCCTCCTTGACTACCGGTGGCGGCGGCTGGGAACGGCCCGGGATGCGGCCAGGGCGGCCGGCTTCGCAGGTGCCATGATTCCGTGGCAAAGCGGGAGCGACGGCAGGGAGGAGACGCCCCGGCTCCTGTTCAACTCCCGTTCCGGCCGGTGGGTGCCGGACTACTCCCACCTGCAGCGCCACTCCGGGCTGACGGTCGCGTACAACGCCTGGCAGTATTTCGAAGCGACCCAGGACCGCGCCTGGCTGACCCACCACGGTGCGGAGATCATCGTGGAGGTTGCCCGCCTTTTCGCGTCGATGGCGGAGTACGATCCCGCCGCAGACAGGTTCCATATCCGCGCGGTGGTGGGTCCGGACGAGTACCACACGGGCTACCCGGACAACCCCGGCGGCGGCCTGGATGACAACGCCTACACCAATGTCATGGCGGCCTGGGTATGCGACCAGGCGGTATGGATCATGAGTTCCGTGCGGGGCTTCGACATGGACGACTTCCGGGAAAGGCTGCGGGTCACGGACAACGAAATTGACGGCTGGGCGCGGCTCGGGCGCAGGGTGTTTGTTCCCTTCCACGCCGACGGCATCATCAGCCAATTCGCCGGGTATGAGAATCTCAAGGAGTTGGACTGGGAGCACTACCGCCGCACCTACCGGAACGTCCAGCGGCTGGACCTCATCCTCGAAGCGGAGGGCAGCAGCACCAACCACTACCGGCTCGCCAAACAGGCGGACGCCCTGATGCTGCTCTACGTCCTCGGCGAAGACCAGCTCACCACCTTCCTGGACCGGCTCGGGTACACGGTGACGGCGGAGCAGATCGCGAGGACCGTCGACTTCTACCTTGCCCGGACGGCGCACGGGTCAACGTTGAGCAGGGTGGCGCACGCCTCCGTCCTGGCGCAGCTTGATCCGGAACGGGCGTGGGACACGTTCCGCGAAGCCCTCGACGCGGACCTTGACGACACCCAGGGCGGCACCACCCGGGCGGGCATCCACCTGGGCGCCATGGCCGGTTCCATCGACGTCATCCAGCGCAGCTTCGCCGGCCTGCGCATTACGAGGGACGCCCTGGATTTCTCTCCCCGCCTGCCCGCGGAACTCGGCAGGGTTACTTTCAATGTGCGCTACCGGGACCAGCTGCTGGCGGTGCACCTGGAGAAAGGCCGCCTGCTGGTTTCCGCGGACCCGGGCGACGCTTCGCCGGTGCTGGTCCGGCTTGGGACCCAACACGTCCTGCTGCATGCCGGGCAGGACCACGAATTCCGGCTGGCCACCTGA
- a CDS encoding zinc-dependent alcohol dehydrogenase family protein, with the protein MRAWWVGKPGPVAGHPLVFGDRPDPSPGPGEVLLSVRVCGVCRTDLHLAEGDLPPRRTGVIPGHEVVGEVVDLGEGATRFRIGERVGVAWLGGTCGHCRFCLRDQENLCLSPTFTGWDRDGGYADRVTVNEDYAYRIPDVFPDEQAAPLLCAGIIGYRALARAQVPDGGRLGIYGFGGSAHLAAQVAMHRGASVYVMTRSEEARRLALELGAAFAGDADDEPPVPLDAAILFAPVGWLVPQALRALDRGGTLAVAGIHLSDIPPLHYGSELFQERQLRSVTANTRADGEDFLRVAAEIPLRPTTVPYRMEDAARALQDLAADRITGAAVLHMD; encoded by the coding sequence GTGCGTGCTTGGTGGGTTGGCAAACCGGGTCCCGTGGCGGGGCATCCCCTGGTGTTCGGTGACCGCCCCGACCCAAGCCCCGGGCCGGGCGAGGTCCTGCTGTCTGTTCGGGTGTGCGGAGTGTGCCGCACCGACCTCCACCTTGCCGAAGGCGATCTCCCGCCGCGCAGGACCGGCGTGATTCCCGGCCATGAAGTGGTGGGTGAAGTGGTTGACCTTGGCGAAGGCGCCACCAGGTTCCGGATCGGGGAACGCGTGGGTGTGGCCTGGCTGGGCGGCACCTGCGGACACTGCCGTTTCTGCCTCCGCGACCAGGAGAACCTGTGCCTGTCCCCCACCTTCACGGGCTGGGACCGGGACGGCGGTTACGCGGACCGCGTGACGGTCAATGAGGACTACGCCTACCGGATACCGGACGTTTTTCCGGACGAGCAGGCCGCACCCCTGCTGTGCGCGGGCATCATCGGCTACCGGGCCCTGGCCCGCGCCCAGGTTCCGGACGGCGGCCGCCTCGGCATCTACGGTTTCGGCGGCTCCGCCCACCTGGCCGCACAGGTGGCCATGCACCGCGGAGCCAGCGTGTACGTCATGACCCGCTCGGAGGAAGCCCGGCGCCTCGCCTTGGAGCTCGGAGCGGCTTTCGCCGGTGACGCCGACGACGAACCCCCCGTGCCGCTGGATGCGGCCATCCTTTTTGCACCGGTGGGGTGGCTGGTGCCGCAGGCGCTGCGCGCCCTGGACCGCGGAGGCACGCTGGCGGTGGCCGGAATCCACCTGAGCGACATCCCGCCGCTGCACTACGGATCGGAACTGTTCCAGGAACGGCAGCTGCGCAGCGTCACCGCCAATACCAGGGCCGACGGCGAGGATTTCCTTCGCGTCGCAGCGGAAATCCCGCTTCGTCCCACCACCGTCCCCTACCGGATGGAAGATGCCGCGCGGGCCCTGCAGGACCTCGCCGCGGACCGGATTACGGGGGCCGCCGTACTGCACATGGACTAG
- a CDS encoding NAD-dependent epimerase/dehydratase family protein — translation MRIAITGASGNVGTALLRRLQRARAERPDTLEIVGIGRRPPNHAAPPYGGVEWHALDIADDDGAPLRAALARADAVVHLAWLLQPNHNLAALHRTNVTGTANVLRAAREAGVGHVVCASSVGAYARSGKETRRAEDWPATGIRESHYGRHKAEQEVLLDRFAAENPAITVARLRPALTFQAEAGSEIGRYFLGRALPRLLPQKLRLPIIPLPRGLAFQAVHADDVADAYWRVLDRRAAGAFNIAAEPVITPVELARIFQAVRWLPIPFGLVRAAVDLSWRLRLQPTDAGWIAMAEGAPVMDTHRARGVLGWEPRTSSVDAIREVLEGLTAGRGTEGSPPLTPRS, via the coding sequence ATGCGGATCGCAATCACTGGCGCTAGCGGAAATGTGGGCACCGCCCTGCTGCGGCGCCTCCAGCGGGCGCGGGCGGAACGCCCCGACACCCTGGAAATCGTGGGAATCGGCCGGAGGCCGCCCAACCACGCGGCACCGCCGTACGGCGGCGTGGAATGGCACGCCCTGGACATCGCGGACGACGACGGCGCGCCCTTGCGTGCGGCCCTCGCCCGTGCGGATGCCGTGGTGCACCTCGCGTGGCTCCTCCAGCCGAACCACAACCTGGCCGCCCTGCACCGGACGAATGTGACGGGAACGGCCAACGTGCTTCGGGCTGCCAGGGAAGCCGGCGTGGGCCACGTGGTGTGCGCATCCTCCGTGGGCGCATACGCCCGTTCGGGCAAGGAAACGCGCCGGGCCGAGGACTGGCCGGCCACGGGCATCCGGGAATCCCACTACGGCCGGCACAAGGCTGAACAGGAAGTCCTCCTGGACCGCTTCGCGGCGGAGAATCCTGCCATCACCGTCGCCCGGCTCCGGCCGGCGCTTACGTTTCAGGCTGAGGCGGGCAGCGAGATCGGACGGTACTTCCTGGGACGGGCACTCCCCCGGCTCCTGCCGCAGAAGCTCAGGCTGCCGATCATTCCCCTACCTCGCGGGCTGGCCTTTCAAGCAGTCCACGCTGACGACGTCGCGGACGCCTATTGGCGCGTCCTGGATCGGCGCGCCGCCGGCGCGTTCAACATTGCCGCCGAACCCGTCATCACGCCGGTGGAACTGGCGCGGATCTTCCAGGCTGTGCGGTGGCTTCCCATACCGTTCGGACTCGTCCGCGCAGCCGTGGACCTGAGCTGGCGGCTTCGCCTGCAGCCAACTGACGCCGGGTGGATTGCCATGGCCGAAGGAGCGCCTGTCATGGACACACACCGCGCCCGCGGCGTACTTGGATGGGAGCCGCGCACGTCCTCCGTGGACGCCATTCGGGAGGTGCTGGAAGGACTGACGGCCGGTCGCGGCACAGAAGGCTCTCCCCCACTGACCCCGCGAAGCTAG